The window TTTATCACCAACAGTAATTTCAAAGGTTGTTATTAAATCATTTATGATGTTATCATCATTGCCTGTGTATAAAGCAATCTCCTCATTGCGAGGGGAATGGCAAACAGCACGGACTACATCTATCGAACAGTACCTGTCAAAAGGAGCAATTTTGATGGCATATACATTTGGAATCGAGGCGAACCGCAGCCAAAAGTCGTAAGAGAAGATTCTCCCGCCTACTGCCGGCTGCAAGTAAAAACCAAAGACCGGGATGATTTCTGCGACCTTTTCGGCCCGTTCGATAAGCTCATCCTCAGACAGATGATGTAACCCCCCCATACTTAAAAGGCCTAAATCATACCCAATGCCTTTGCTGAATGTTGCTTCCTTGATTGCTTGTTCTGTTGGTCCACAAATCCCTGCTATTTTTATAAAATCATCAGGAACACTAGCGCGCCTAGTTTCCTCAATTGCTAGTGTTAATACCTTTTCGTAAAGGTTAAATTCAGGGTCCCTAATCTCAAATTGAGTGGTATGGACTCCTACAGCAATTCCCCCTGCCCCGGCGTCGATATAATATCGCGTTAATGCCCGCTGGCCAGTTTCATCTAGCTGCCTTTCTTCTGTTAATGCTAGTGGATGTGCCGGAATCACTGTACCCGAATGAAGCTTTTGCTTAACAGTCTCCCTTAGCATTAAAAGACACCTTCTCTTTCCTGGAAGTGCGTAGGCTTATTAATTGTATGGCCATCGCTAACCACCCAGTCAGCAATTAAATCGATCATTTGCTCAACTGTTACTCTTGGGTAGCCAAATAATTTATGCGCATGGGAAGCGTTATTTAGCAATGCAGTAGGACTTTCCGCATTCACAAACTTCGGTTCCTTCTTCATCCTTTTTCCAAATTCTTTAGCAACCCATCTTATTGATAATGTTTCAGGCCCTGTTACATTTAATAGTTTAGGAGGATAACTCGCATGCAATAAGGATCGGATCGCATATTCATTGGCATCACCTTGCCAAATGACATTGGCATTCCCCATCGTCAAATCAATTTCTTTTCCTTCTTGTACTTGTTTTGCAATTTCGAGCAAAACACCATAACGCAAGTCAATTGCATAATTCAGCCTGAAAAGCACGATTGGTGTTTGGTGTTTATGAGAAAAATAAGTCAATACCCGCTCCCTGCCCAGACATGATTGGG is drawn from Bacillus sp. FJAT-18017 and contains these coding sequences:
- a CDS encoding dihydrodipicolinate synthase family protein, producing the protein MLRETVKQKLHSGTVIPAHPLALTEERQLDETGQRALTRYYIDAGAGGIAVGVHTTQFEIRDPEFNLYEKVLTLAIEETRRASVPDDFIKIAGICGPTEQAIKEATFSKGIGYDLGLLSMGGLHHLSEDELIERAEKVAEIIPVFGFYLQPAVGGRIFSYDFWLRFASIPNVYAIKIAPFDRYCSIDVVRAVCHSPRNEEIALYTGNDDNIINDLITTFEITVGDKKVEKRIVGGLLGHWSVWTKTVVDTFEEIKILRKQKAIPSGLLTLGQQITDANAAIFDSHNSFKGSIAGINEILTRQGFLKGNWCLLDRERLSPGQADELDRVYASYPHLNDDEFVKANLAKWFAN
- a CDS encoding NAD-dependent epimerase/dehydratase family protein, with the translated sequence MKTIAELEEFMSTPSEDLVQDIQQLDGDIMIVGVSGKMGPTLAKMAKRAVDLAGVRKRVIGVARFSEQGLKEELEASGIETIQADLLNEEDLDGLPNVKNIIYMAGNKFGTVGNEHYTWAMNAYTPGRLAEKFKDSRIVAFSTGNVYPLTSVLSNSCTEDVIPNPVGEYAQSCLGRERVLTYFSHKHQTPIVLFRLNYAIDLRYGVLLEIAKQVQEGKEIDLTMGNANVIWQGDANEYAIRSLLHASYPPKLLNVTGPETLSIRWVAKEFGKRMKKEPKFVNAESPTALLNNASHAHKLFGYPRVTVEQMIDLIADWVVSDGHTINKPTHFQEREGVF